In Palaemon carinicauda isolate YSFRI2023 chromosome 38, ASM3689809v2, whole genome shotgun sequence, a single window of DNA contains:
- the LOC137630695 gene encoding HMG box-containing protein 1-like isoform X2 — MSIIMSEEERMSPDMGSDMESMSLHTSHSPSPEEPRDLSIKRKMRPVPPPLDLSKRTLEPEAMIPEFAAITTTSPKSPLTQKNLPLRKRAHSWSFQLEAQALQLPQGATHGVIKSTSEVREQSTVIPSSSSSSSSSSLRIPGLPTPRTPHTPHPHSAIPVITSRFPFSEGNPNGSSLGAGGMSGDCQGPLNLSTAPIGGLPSSLLSPAPSHPSTSSLNSSREELESEVGMIADCHASYSHVPSPHMPSPHHMSPHVPSPHLQGPMGPQGMGAGGGLGPTDRLGPGSSPCPSSVSPQPTSGHQWPTNVWSVFMSGVRVHFVLGTGGQVTGARLSEELGQLERTHQQRYAPHGLHLMRILHEGPTSHLPGSPSYCHLYFRPVMVQQEDIMVITPPDHPFYVHGKGWCSVFPERATERYSLPCQQLQEGDVCLPPYHPETTQTPIPVMTPDLADAMKRFDFNDDPVEGGPGTYSAPTSATFAPHTQRTVFLSPPASPSKKNRDGRGSGPPGNGEVGLRARRPMNGFMLFAKHHRLKLIQQYPGKDNRAISVLLGAMWKALPEEDREAFNAEARAQAEERKRIDPDCWKRKRSHSTS; from the exons ATGAGCATTATCATGTCTGAGGAGGAACGTATGTCTCCTGACATGGGGAGTGATATGGAATCCATGTCCCTTCACACGTCCCATTCCCCATCTCCTGAGGAACCACGAGATCTTAGCATCAAGAGAAAG ATGCGACCTGTACCTCCACCTTTAGACCTTAGCAAGAGAACGCTAGAGCCAGAGGCAATGATCCCAGAGTTTGCGGCAATCACTACAACCAGTCCGAAGTCGCCACTTACACAGAAGAATCTACCACTCAGGAAAAG AGCCCACAGTTGGTCATTCCAGTTGGAGGCTCAGGCCTTACAACTACCGCAAGGGGCCACTCACGGTGTTATCAAATCAACTTCTGAAGTGAGAGAACAATCAACTGTCATCccatcttcttcatcttcatcgtcatcttcttcaCTTAGAATTCCGGGTTTACCAACTCCTCGCACCCCTCACACTCCACATCCGCACTCAGCGATCCCAGTAATTACCAGTCGGTTCCCCTTCAGTGAAGGAAATCCGAATGGCTCTTCTCTTGGGGCTGGAGGTATGTCAGGAGATTGTCAGGGCCCTCTGAATCTCTCTACAGCCCCTATAGGTGGTCTTCCCTCCTCCCTATTATCTCCGGCTCCTTCGCATCCCTCCACATCATCCCTCAACTCTtcgagagaagaactggagagtgAAGTAGGGATGATTGCAGACTGTCACGCTTCCTACTCCCATGTGCCGTCACCCCACATGCCATCTCCTCATCACATGTCTCCTCATGTTCCTTCTCCGCATCTTCAAGGACCAATGGGACCTCAAGGAATGGGTGCTGGTGGTGGTTTAGGGCCTACAGACAGATTAGGTCCTGGTTCTTCACCTTGTCCATCCTCTGTATCTCCACAGCCTACGTCGGGTCATCAGTGGCCAACCAATGTTTGGTCTGTGTTCATGTCTGGAGTACGGGTCCATTTTGTCCTTGGTACAGGTGGTCAGGTAACTGGTGCCAGATTGAGTGAAGAGCTTGGCCAACTGGAACGTACACACCAGCAACGTTATGCTCCTCATGGCTTACATCTTATGCGTATTCTTCACGAGGGTCCAACTTCACATTTACCTGGTTCTCCAAGTTATTGTCATCTATATTTTAGACCAGTCATGGTTCAGCAAGAGGATATAATGGTGATAACGCCTCCAGATCATCCTTTTTATGTACATGGAAAAG GTTGGTGTAGTGTATTCCCTGAGCGAGCAACAGAGAGATACAGCCTGCCTTGCCAACAACTACAAGAAGGTGATGTGTGTTTACCTCCTTATCATCCAGAAACTACTCAAACACCCATACCAGTAATGACACCAGACCTTGCTGATGCAATGAAAAG ATTTGATTTTAATGATGATCCAGTTGAAGGTGGCCCAGGAACATATTCAGCCCCCACAAGTGCCACATTTGCACCACATACACAGCGCACTGTCTTCCTGTCCCCCCCTGCCTCACCTTCCAAGAAAAACAGAGATGGCAGAGGAAGTGGACCTCCTGGTAATGGGGAAGTAGGTTTACGTGCTAGACGGCCTATGAATGGATTCATGCTTTTTGCCAAGCATCATCGACTTAAACTGATTCAGCAGTACCCTGGAAAAGACAACAG GGCAATATCGGTTTTGTTGGGAGCAATGTGGAAAGCATTGCCAGAGGAAGACCGAGAGGCATTCAATGCAGAGGCCAGAGCACAAGCGGAGGAGAGAAAGCGAATTGATCCTGATTGCTGGAAAAGAAAGCGTTCCCATTCCACGAGCTAA
- the LOC137630695 gene encoding HMG box-containing protein 1-like isoform X1 gives MSIIMSEEERMSPDMGSDMESMSLHTSHSPSPEEPRDLSIKRKMRPVPPPLDLSKRTLEPEAMIPEFAAITTTSPKSPLTQKNLPLRKRAHSWSFQLEAQALQLPQGATHGVIKSTSEVREQSTVIPSSSSSSSSSSLRIPGLPTPRTPHTPHPHSAIPVITSRFPFSEGNPNGSSLGAGGMSGDCQGPLNLSTAPIGGLPSSLLSPAPSHPSTSSLNSSREELESEVGMIADCHASYSHVPSPHMPSPHHMSPHVPSPHLQGPMGPQGMGAGGGLGPTDRLGPGSSPCPSSVSPQPTSGHQWPTNVWSVFMSGVRVHFVLGTGGQVTGARLSEELGQLERTHQQRYAPHGLHLMRILHEGPTSHLPGSPSYCHLYFRPVMVQQEDIMVITPPDHPFYVHGKGWCSVFPERATERYSLPCQQLQEGDVCLPPYHPETTQTPIPVMTPDLADAMKRFFFSRFDFNDDPVEGGPGTYSAPTSATFAPHTQRTVFLSPPASPSKKNRDGRGSGPPGNGEVGLRARRPMNGFMLFAKHHRLKLIQQYPGKDNRAISVLLGAMWKALPEEDREAFNAEARAQAEERKRIDPDCWKRKRSHSTS, from the exons ATGAGCATTATCATGTCTGAGGAGGAACGTATGTCTCCTGACATGGGGAGTGATATGGAATCCATGTCCCTTCACACGTCCCATTCCCCATCTCCTGAGGAACCACGAGATCTTAGCATCAAGAGAAAG ATGCGACCTGTACCTCCACCTTTAGACCTTAGCAAGAGAACGCTAGAGCCAGAGGCAATGATCCCAGAGTTTGCGGCAATCACTACAACCAGTCCGAAGTCGCCACTTACACAGAAGAATCTACCACTCAGGAAAAG AGCCCACAGTTGGTCATTCCAGTTGGAGGCTCAGGCCTTACAACTACCGCAAGGGGCCACTCACGGTGTTATCAAATCAACTTCTGAAGTGAGAGAACAATCAACTGTCATCccatcttcttcatcttcatcgtcatcttcttcaCTTAGAATTCCGGGTTTACCAACTCCTCGCACCCCTCACACTCCACATCCGCACTCAGCGATCCCAGTAATTACCAGTCGGTTCCCCTTCAGTGAAGGAAATCCGAATGGCTCTTCTCTTGGGGCTGGAGGTATGTCAGGAGATTGTCAGGGCCCTCTGAATCTCTCTACAGCCCCTATAGGTGGTCTTCCCTCCTCCCTATTATCTCCGGCTCCTTCGCATCCCTCCACATCATCCCTCAACTCTtcgagagaagaactggagagtgAAGTAGGGATGATTGCAGACTGTCACGCTTCCTACTCCCATGTGCCGTCACCCCACATGCCATCTCCTCATCACATGTCTCCTCATGTTCCTTCTCCGCATCTTCAAGGACCAATGGGACCTCAAGGAATGGGTGCTGGTGGTGGTTTAGGGCCTACAGACAGATTAGGTCCTGGTTCTTCACCTTGTCCATCCTCTGTATCTCCACAGCCTACGTCGGGTCATCAGTGGCCAACCAATGTTTGGTCTGTGTTCATGTCTGGAGTACGGGTCCATTTTGTCCTTGGTACAGGTGGTCAGGTAACTGGTGCCAGATTGAGTGAAGAGCTTGGCCAACTGGAACGTACACACCAGCAACGTTATGCTCCTCATGGCTTACATCTTATGCGTATTCTTCACGAGGGTCCAACTTCACATTTACCTGGTTCTCCAAGTTATTGTCATCTATATTTTAGACCAGTCATGGTTCAGCAAGAGGATATAATGGTGATAACGCCTCCAGATCATCCTTTTTATGTACATGGAAAAG GTTGGTGTAGTGTATTCCCTGAGCGAGCAACAGAGAGATACAGCCTGCCTTGCCAACAACTACAAGAAGGTGATGTGTGTTTACCTCCTTATCATCCAGAAACTACTCAAACACCCATACCAGTAATGACACCAGACCTTGCTGATGCAATGAAAAG ATTCTTTTTCTCCAGATTTGATTTTAATGATGATCCAGTTGAAGGTGGCCCAGGAACATATTCAGCCCCCACAAGTGCCACATTTGCACCACATACACAGCGCACTGTCTTCCTGTCCCCCCCTGCCTCACCTTCCAAGAAAAACAGAGATGGCAGAGGAAGTGGACCTCCTGGTAATGGGGAAGTAGGTTTACGTGCTAGACGGCCTATGAATGGATTCATGCTTTTTGCCAAGCATCATCGACTTAAACTGATTCAGCAGTACCCTGGAAAAGACAACAG GGCAATATCGGTTTTGTTGGGAGCAATGTGGAAAGCATTGCCAGAGGAAGACCGAGAGGCATTCAATGCAGAGGCCAGAGCACAAGCGGAGGAGAGAAAGCGAATTGATCCTGATTGCTGGAAAAGAAAGCGTTCCCATTCCACGAGCTAA